In Phacochoerus africanus isolate WHEZ1 chromosome 1, ROS_Pafr_v1, whole genome shotgun sequence, the following are encoded in one genomic region:
- the STX19 gene encoding syntaxin-19 isoform X1, which translates to MILRFSLKGRTPTAQVEKQQKEQDKQRREGKMKDRLQELKQRTKEIELSRDKDASTTEVEEQGVFLQQAVIYEREPVAERHLHEIQKLQESINNLTDDVQKFGQQQKSLVASMRRFSLLKRESSITKEIKIQAEHIKRGLDDLVKEVKKSEDENGPSSVITRILKSQHAAMFRHFQQTMFIYNNTIAAKQEKCRKFIFRQLEVAGKEVAEEEVNDMLHQGKWEVFNESLLTETNITKAQLSEIEQRHKELVNLENQMKDLRDLFIQISHLVEEQGESINNIEMVMNSTKEYVNTIKEKFGLAVKYKKRNPCRVLCCWCCPCCGSK; encoded by the coding sequence gagggaaggaaagatgaaagacCGACTTCAAGAACTAAAGCAACGAACAAAGGAAATTGAGCTCTCTAGAGACAAGGATGCATCAACTACAGAAGTAGAGGAACAAGGGGTGTTTCTGCAGCAAGCTGTTATTTATGAAAGAGAGCCTGTAGCTGAGAGACACTTACATGAGATTCAAAAACTACAGGAGAGTATTAACAATTTGACAGATGATGTTCAAAAGTTTGGGCAGCAACAGAAAAGCCTGGTGGCTTCAATGAGAAGATTTAGTCTACTTAAGAGAGAGTCCAGCAttacaaaagagataaaaatccaaGCAGAACACATTAAGAGAGGTTTGGATGATTTAgtaaaagaagttaaaaagtCAGAGGATGAAAATGGTCCATCATCAGTGATCACAAGGATACTTAAATCTCAGCATGCTGCGATGTTCCGCCATTTTCAGCAAACTATGTTTATATACAACAACACAATAGCAGCAAAACAAGAGAAGTGCAGGAAATTTATTTTCCGTCAGCTTGAAGTTGCTGGAAAAGAAGTGGCAGAAGAAGAAGTAAATGATATGCTCCATCAAGGAAAATGGGAAGTTTTTAATGAAAGCTTACTCACAGAAACCAATATCACTAAAGCACAACTCTCAGAGATAGAACAGAGACACAAAGAACTTGTTAATTTGGAGAACCAAATGAAGGATTTAAGGGACCTTTTCATTCAGATATCCCACTTAGTAGAGGAACAAGGAGAAAGCATCAACAACATTGAAATGGTAATGAATAGCACAAAAGAATATGTTAAcactattaaagaaaaatttggactagctgtaaaatacaaaaaaagaaatccttgcaGGGTATTGTGTTGTTGGTGTTGTCCATGTTGTGGCTCAAAATAA
- the STX19 gene encoding syntaxin-19 isoform X2: MKDRLQELKQRTKEIELSRDKDASTTEVEEQGVFLQQAVIYEREPVAERHLHEIQKLQESINNLTDDVQKFGQQQKSLVASMRRFSLLKRESSITKEIKIQAEHIKRGLDDLVKEVKKSEDENGPSSVITRILKSQHAAMFRHFQQTMFIYNNTIAAKQEKCRKFIFRQLEVAGKEVAEEEVNDMLHQGKWEVFNESLLTETNITKAQLSEIEQRHKELVNLENQMKDLRDLFIQISHLVEEQGESINNIEMVMNSTKEYVNTIKEKFGLAVKYKKRNPCRVLCCWCCPCCGSK; this comes from the coding sequence atgaaagacCGACTTCAAGAACTAAAGCAACGAACAAAGGAAATTGAGCTCTCTAGAGACAAGGATGCATCAACTACAGAAGTAGAGGAACAAGGGGTGTTTCTGCAGCAAGCTGTTATTTATGAAAGAGAGCCTGTAGCTGAGAGACACTTACATGAGATTCAAAAACTACAGGAGAGTATTAACAATTTGACAGATGATGTTCAAAAGTTTGGGCAGCAACAGAAAAGCCTGGTGGCTTCAATGAGAAGATTTAGTCTACTTAAGAGAGAGTCCAGCAttacaaaagagataaaaatccaaGCAGAACACATTAAGAGAGGTTTGGATGATTTAgtaaaagaagttaaaaagtCAGAGGATGAAAATGGTCCATCATCAGTGATCACAAGGATACTTAAATCTCAGCATGCTGCGATGTTCCGCCATTTTCAGCAAACTATGTTTATATACAACAACACAATAGCAGCAAAACAAGAGAAGTGCAGGAAATTTATTTTCCGTCAGCTTGAAGTTGCTGGAAAAGAAGTGGCAGAAGAAGAAGTAAATGATATGCTCCATCAAGGAAAATGGGAAGTTTTTAATGAAAGCTTACTCACAGAAACCAATATCACTAAAGCACAACTCTCAGAGATAGAACAGAGACACAAAGAACTTGTTAATTTGGAGAACCAAATGAAGGATTTAAGGGACCTTTTCATTCAGATATCCCACTTAGTAGAGGAACAAGGAGAAAGCATCAACAACATTGAAATGGTAATGAATAGCACAAAAGAATATGTTAAcactattaaagaaaaatttggactagctgtaaaatacaaaaaaagaaatccttgcaGGGTATTGTGTTGTTGGTGTTGTCCATGTTGTGGCTCAAAATAA